GGCTAAATTGAATATAGAAACTGAAACCAGGACAAATGTATCCTTTTATATGCTATTAATTTGTCCTTGACACACCTTACCAGAGACATGGGATTGGGAACTGGAAGGCTAGACTTTCCAGGGACTTGGGAAGTTCAAAGAGTCATCCCCCAATTGATGATATTCTGTGATCCTAGAGATTTCTCCAACCTTATTTGAGCTCCTTGCCAACTTTGGGCCTACAACACTATACCCACATCACTAAACCGGACATCTGAGAGGCAAGCATAAGCAATCTATTAAGTTCCCTCCCATATTTGAAAGACTCAAATTCTAGACCATATTTAAAACATCTGAAAAAGGTTAAGCATCTAAAACCAATGACCTATTAAAATTAGATAAGGAAATATGCAAACAATTGCCAACTTATTTACCTCCAGTAACTTGAAacatattctttttcttatctccgttatcaaatttatttactaAGTCAGACATGGTATAAATAAAAGTCTTTCCCAATTGCTCCTTAATTTTGTACTTTTATGGATTCAACAATTTCTTTGGTCGCCAAGTATGTGAATTAATGCAAATCAAGAACTACAACCCCATTCCAGTGGCTCTTATATTTGCGTTGCCGCACCAAATTTAAATAACTGAACCATAGTTGTCAAATCAATATTCCAATCCAGAATCGAACTTTTCATTTTAGGAAtcgagaaaaataatatatgttctaaaaattagtaaaaaatatataataatgacatgttttgataaatatatttatcatctATATAATTAGAAATATTCTTTATAATAGACTATTTCAATTTAGTCACAATTCAAGCACACTTGTGACTTATGCTATATACTGGAATAGCTAGAAAGTAGAATCAAATTAATAATCGTAAAATtcaaatcaaagaatagtaagttTCAGGTACATTTAAGATTTACCCTAAAGATTCAAATCAATTTGTTGGGAAATTGAAGATTCGGATCGAGAATTCAACAGTGAACTGAACATGCTCATTTAACATGCCATGTGCAGACTACATCCCACACCACATAGCAAAAATAGGAGGACACGCGTAAACTATTTAGGTTcataaatttgaagaaaatgaaacaaaattttggaattaaaaaaatgatGCGTATTTGTAAAAGATATTGATAAACAAGTAATAGTAAAAGTCCATTTAATGTGTTTATTTACAGTAAGCAAGAAACAGAGATGGTTTTTAATGAAGAATAAAATGGATCCTGGCTAATGGAAAATATTATCCACCTTAAATATAAAGGAACAAGGAACGATATTAGCTACATTCTAGTAACAGTAATAGGGCTGGAGGGAACCTGTTTCGCCATGCTACAAGCTTTCTCCGATGAATTGAGAATCTCATAGTAAAACACTGAGAAGTTGAGTGCCAACCCCAACCTTATAGGGTGTGTTGGTGCCAGATCAGCAAGAGCAATATCCTTCAGACCCAAAAAGAACGATACCAAACAAGTGAGAGAAGCTATTGGTAAAAAGCAAAATTGATTTTTCAAATTATCCCCTTCGGAACTCCAAATGAAACTATTCACATAAATCCACGGCATAATCAATATTCAATACCTGAGCAGCCTTGTAAGCGAGCATTGTATCCTCAGCAGCAGCTTTCCTCTCATCCCCAACTTTAAACTCTGCTAAGTACCTATGATAATCTCCTTTCATCTTAAAGTAAAACACCTTCGATTCAAAGGCTACTGCCGAAGGAATCAAATTGGATTCCAGAATCCTTAAAATCCCAGAGCAAACAGCCGATAACTCAGTCTCAACCTTCGACCTATAGGCCTCTACGAGCGCCACGTGCTCCTCATTCTTGCGGCTCTCCTCCTTCTGCTCGATCGAGGAAACGATCCTCCAAGCGGCACGAAGGGAGCCTATGACGTTCTTATAAGCCACGGATAGCAGATTCCTTTCCTCCACGGTAAGCTCGGAGCCAGGAGTTGAAGACGTGACAAGCTTCTCCATGAATTGCACCATCTCCTCGTAGCGCTCGGCTTGCTCGGCGAGCTTCGCCATGTACACGCACTGCTCTCTGGTCAGGTTGTCCGGTATCACAATCGCCATTGAAGaatcagagagagagagagagagagaagcgtgcttcttttttttttttttttgtgaatttTCAGAATTTGGAAGGAGCAGAAGGGATATGGCTGGCTTAATGGGGAGAGGTGGAGAGGTTACGCTACTCGCGAGTAAGCTGTAGGAGCCAAGTACTCGCTCTGAGGAGAGGAAGCATGATCAACGGTGTCGTTACTATAAAATGAATGCGCGAGTAATTTTCTGTAACGGGATTGAGCGCGTGAGAAAGAGGACAATGGAGTATGATTGGTGGAGAAGTGAGTGAGGTGGATTACAGTCAGATTAATTCGACAACACGTCACTGTCACGAAACAGATCAGAGCCAAATATCGGCTTGGGCTTATCAAGTCAAACTGGAAGTTTCGTAAACCCCATAAGGAAATAtgccaaattttttaaaattctatttaataaaaaaaatttaatttctttttaaatttactatttaatttttatataacaataaaatttattaattaatttttcactttaaaaattatactaaaatattgataatatttaaaaaatttattaattaatttcactataaattttaattattaaatatttaactatttaatttttatataaaatttattaattattaattcatttttataaaaaaattattaattacttattttatattaataatattataaattttaatattaattaataattttttttaaagaatactaGCAACATTACTTAAAAAGATgatagttaaatattttttattttattggttgaaatatatttattatattaattattattttttatttttttaattaataattaattattacacattttaactaataaaatatagaGTGTTAAACAACTATTTTTTAAGGGATTGTCGCTGACCTTTctcaatcttttaaaaatattttaatatattttttaaaataaattaattaattaaaaaaatttataacttaaaattaaatagtaaaattattttaaaaatatagagaagaaatattttaattcctaattttttttttgaaatttaaatttgaaaatttttaaaccaA
This genomic interval from Manihot esculenta cultivar AM560-2 chromosome 12, M.esculenta_v8, whole genome shotgun sequence contains the following:
- the LOC110628110 gene encoding 14-3-3-like protein GF14 kappa isoform X1 — its product is MAIVIPDNLTREQCVYMAKLAEQAERYEEMVQFMEKLVTSSTPGSELTVEERNLLSVAYKNVIGSLRAAWRIVSSIEQKEESRKNEEHVALVEAYRSKVETELSAVCSGILRILESNLIPSAVAFESKVFYFKMKGDYHRYLAEFKVGDERKAAAEDTMLAYKAAQDIALADLAPTHPIRLGLALNFSVFYYEILNSSEKACSMAKQAFEEAIAELDTLGEESYKDSTLIMQLLRDNLTLWTSDMQEQIDEA
- the LOC110628110 gene encoding 14-3-3-like protein GF14 kappa isoform X2, which codes for MAIVIPDNLTREQCVYMAKLAEQAERYEEMVQFMEKLVTSSTPGSELTVEERNLLSVAYKNVIGSLRAAWRIVSSIEQKEESRKNEEHVALVEAYRSKVETELSAVCSGILRILESNLIPSAVAFESKVFYFKMKGDYHRYLAEFKVGDERKAAAEDTMLAYKAAQDIALADLAPTHPIRLGLALNFSVFYYEILNSSEKACSMAKQAFEEAIAELDTLGEESYKDSTLIMQLLRDNLTLWTSDMQIDEA